In bacterium, one DNA window encodes the following:
- a CDS encoding transporter has product NIGTDLPLIVGIVLATGLDAGSVFAVFGLLQVATGLVYRLPMPMQPLKAMAVLVITQKIAGATLLGAGIAIGAAMLVLTLSGALGLLVRWIPRCVVRGIQFGLGLSLASLALRTYVPAAGPGGFGLAAVALLLMLALWGNRRLPPGLLVVGLGAIYALANGLQLGQIRDGIGWSLPQLQTPGLRDVLTGFLVLALPQLPLSISNSVIATEQTIRDLFPERAVPARKIGFTYAAVNLCAPLFGGIPVCHGCGGLAGHYTFGARTGGSVILYGSFYLVLGLFLSGPLHEVLKLFPQPILGVVLLFEALTLLGFIRDQAGSPRQLAIALLVGAIAFTVPQGFVVGLLIGVLAFYGFRRFGRPTDEAPGH; this is encoded by the coding sequence AAAACATCGGCACCGATCTGCCCCTCATCGTCGGCATCGTCCTCGCGACTGGCCTGGACGCCGGCAGCGTCTTCGCTGTCTTCGGGCTCCTGCAGGTCGCCACCGGCCTCGTCTACCGGCTGCCGATGCCGATGCAGCCGCTGAAGGCGATGGCCGTGCTGGTCATCACCCAGAAGATCGCCGGCGCGACGCTGCTCGGCGCCGGGATCGCGATCGGCGCCGCGATGCTCGTCCTGACGCTCTCGGGCGCCCTCGGGCTGCTCGTGCGCTGGATTCCGCGGTGCGTCGTCCGGGGGATCCAGTTCGGATTGGGCCTCTCGCTCGCCTCCCTCGCGCTGAGGACCTACGTCCCCGCGGCCGGCCCCGGTGGATTCGGACTGGCAGCGGTGGCCCTGCTGTTGATGCTCGCGCTCTGGGGCAACCGGCGGCTGCCGCCGGGGCTGCTCGTGGTCGGCCTGGGCGCGATCTATGCGCTGGCGAACGGCCTGCAGCTGGGACAGATCCGCGACGGCATCGGCTGGTCGCTGCCGCAGCTCCAGACACCGGGTCTCCGGGACGTCCTGACCGGCTTCCTCGTTCTCGCGCTGCCGCAGCTCCCTCTCTCGATCTCGAACTCGGTGATCGCGACCGAGCAGACCATCCGCGATCTCTTTCCGGAGCGCGCCGTGCCGGCGCGCAAGATCGGCTTCACCTATGCCGCGGTGAACCTCTGCGCGCCGCTCTTCGGCGGCATCCCGGTCTGCCACGGCTGCGGCGGCCTGGCCGGCCACTACACCTTCGGCGCGCGGACCGGGGGTTCGGTCATTCTCTACGGCAGCTTCTACCTCGTCTTGGGGCTCTTCCTCAGCGGACCGCTGCACGAGGTGCTGAAGCTCTTCCCGCAGCCGATCCTGGGCGTGGTCCTGCTCTTCGAGGCGCTGACCCTGCTGGGCTTCATCCGCGACCAGGCCGGCAGCCCGCGCCAGCTGGCGATCGCCCTCCTCGTGGGCGCCATCGCCTTCACGGTCCCGCAGGGTTTCGTCGTCGGGCTGCTGATCGGCGTTCTCGCCTTCTACGGCTTCCGGCGCTTCGGAAGGCCGACGGACGAAGCCCCGGGGCACTAG